Genomic DNA from Hyperolius riggenbachi isolate aHypRig1 chromosome 10, aHypRig1.pri, whole genome shotgun sequence:
tgtttatttacagccctggtatcaccgctaggtaccagggctattatgtcacgctgcctgcctcattgactgcctgctgccacaaattcatcctcctcctcctgctgctgaatttacctcctgctgtctgtgtgtttccactgccagggagcacatacaatggcgcttccaacatgcgtgcgccaccagctatttgttactctcaaaaatagctgcatttctttaaaaaaacaaaaaaaaaatatatactttttattaatactgtgtgatattatttttagaggtgtccgggttgaaaactgtgttgtcccagttgtgtattggacatgatgtgggcttcacgaccgctgtctggtacctcatgctgtgtatttacggcctggtaccaccgctaggtaccacacagtctattatgtctcgctacctgcctcattgactgcctgctgccacacaatcatcctcctcctcctgctgctgctgctgaatttacctcctgctgtctgtgtgtttccactgccaggtagcacatacaatggcgcttccaacatgcgtgcgccaccagctatttattacgctcaaaaatagctgcatttctttaaaaaaaaaatataaaagagaaataagtgaagaagaagaagacgatatagaaaaagaaggagaagaagaagaagaagaagaagaaggagaagaagaaggagaaggagaagaagaagaagaagaaggagaaggagaaggagaagaagaagaagaagaagaagaagaagaagaagaagaagaagaagaagaagaagaagaagaagaagaagaagaagaagaagaagaagaagaagaagaagaagaagaagaagaagaagaagaagaagaagaagaagaagaagaagaagaagaagaagaagaagatgaaaaagaagaagaagaagatgatgaagaagaagatgaagaagaagaagatgacgaagatgaagaagaagaagatgaagaagatgaagaagatgaagatgaagaagatgaagaagatgaagaagaagaagatgaagaagaagaagatgaagaagaagaagaagaagaagaagaagaagaagaagaagatgaagaagatgaagaagatgaagaagaagatgatgatgaagaagatgaagaagatgaagaagaagaagaagaagatgaagaagaagaagaagaagaagacaatatagaagaagaagaagaagaagatatagaagaagaagatatagaagaagaagatatagaagaagaagaagaagatatagaagataaaaaagaagaagaagaagaaga
This window encodes:
- the LOC137536123 gene encoding microfibrillar-associated protein 1-like, whose protein sequence is EGEEEGEGEEEEEEGEGEGEEEEEEEEEEEEEEEEEEEEEEEEEEEEEEEEEEEEEEEEEEEEEEEEEEEEEEDEKEEEEDDEEEDEEEEDDEDEEEEDEEDEEDEDEEDEEDEEEEDEEEEDEEEEEEEEEEEEEDEEDEEDEEEDDDEEDEEDEEEEEEDEEEEEEEDNIEEEEEEDIEEEDIEEEDIEEEEEDIEDKKEEEEEE